atctcaagaaaaaaaataagcgAATCATTGTGTTCCAAAACATTTAAAATTAGTTCATATTTATGCTTCAATTATGCCCAAGTCTCACAAATAGAGCTGCTACTGATAGTAGACCAAGGAACGGAGAAAAATTAATCTGCAGCTAATTTTAAAAGGATTGTACATCCAAATAAGTTAACCACACTTCCTTTTTGCCCCACATTGTAGAGGCAAAAGCTTTTGTGCACACTCATGAAAATTCAGTGTCTCGATACATGTATATGAAATGTTAAAGGTGGAGTAGATCCAGACTACATCCACTTGATTCTGTAAATGAAGCTTACTTGCTTATAATGGAAAAAGCTGGTTTCGCTGCAACTTGAAGCACTTCAGAAAAGATGAAAGGATATTATATCATCTGGAATGATCAGAATTGGATCAATAAATCTAGTAAGCATACCTCTTAAACATTGAAACATTCCGATAAAGAGGAGCATACAATCCTGCATCATCATTCAAGATTGGTGCATTCTCAATCATCAATTTTGCATTTAACAGTTCTTGATCCACTGGTGAAGGCCAGTGAGGTTCCTACAAAAACAAatgggaaaaataaataaacataagctaactttaaCTTTCTGCAGTGAGATCAATCACCCAGACAAAATAAAAACTCAGATACCGTTGAATGAGATGCAGCACGACTCTGAAGTAACAAATTGTTCATCTCAGATATAGTCACAACTTCTGCTTTTGGTCTCTTAGGTTCCTTCTTCACAGGAGGAACACTTGTCCGAGAAGAATTATTTTCCGTGGTAGCAAATTCTCCATGCAATGTTTTATGTTTGTCATCCTCATTAGCATGTGTTGAAACATTCACCCAAGTTGATGCCCCCGGACCAACAGATACCACAGGAGCTATTGGATGTGCATCAGAAATAGTCGGAGGGATTATATTGCTTGACAAAATAATTGGTGGCAGTGCAGGTGGAGGAGATGTTTGAGTGGCATTTGGGAGTTCACTTTTTTCTAATATAGAAGCGTCTTTAGACTCTTTTACTTTCTGAATATTGTCCAGTAAAGAATTTTTCTCACCAACATTGCTGTCATTTACTGGTTCTCTAGCATTTTCAGGAGAAAGcccaaaatctgaatttttaacGTTCTCCACAGTTGAATTCGTATGAGGCCCTTTTTTATTCCCCTGCGAAGACTCATTTTTAGGGCTACTACCCTCATAAAAAATATCACCAGAGCCTCTATTATTTTTTGACACAGTATGATTCTTCCTCTCTGCATCCTTTTCCTCCATGCCAGCACTTGAAGTATCATTCACTAACCCCTGAACTGCAAGTGTATCAGTAGAGTTCGGACCATCCAAAGGCCTCGTGTTACTGACAATCTCAGATTCAACTGATGAATTCCCTGTTAAGTAGGTAGCATTTGCAGGTGCGGGAACCTTTCCGGAAGAAAATATGGACGATAAGGCGTTGCCATATGGTAGTTCAAAATACTGAAGGACTAAAACCATAATACATATTGCTCCCATTAGCAATGTGAGTCTCCTGGTTTCCGATTGACATAAAATTCGATATTCATGGCCCATAATGGAAAACTGTGCGAACAATTGACAGCAGACACTATGAAGATGGTTAACCCTGCAAGTTTTCCAAAAATCCAAAAACCCAATCAGGACGAAAGCCAATGCCCTAATTATcatgatatttaaaatatgacttCGTTTTAGTTTCCAGTTCAACTTAAAAACACCAAAGCAGAGAAAAATTCACACAAAAATTAAGGTGTAAATCAACAACATACATCCGACAAATGTTTAACGCAGCcttataaagaactacaagaaaagaAAGCGCAAAAGAAAAGCCAATACCAATCTATCAACATCTATGGatgaaaaataagataaaaaatttgaaaaatacatcTCCGactataaatacaaataaatttttTCA
This genomic stretch from Malania oleifera isolate guangnan ecotype guangnan chromosome 3, ASM2987363v1, whole genome shotgun sequence harbors:
- the LOC131152266 gene encoding probable glycosyltransferase At5g03795 isoform X2 encodes the protein MGHEYRILCQSETRRLTLLMGAICIMVLVLQYFELPYGNALSSIFSSGKVPAPANATYLTGNSSVESEIVSNTRPLDGPNSTDTLAVQGLVNDTSSAGMEEKDAERKNHTVSKNNRGSGDIFYEGSSPKNESSQGNKKGPHTNSTVENVKNSDFGLSPENAREPVNDSNVGEKNSLLDNIQKVKESKDASILEKSELPNATQTSPPPALPPIILSSNIIPPTISDAHPIAPVVSVGPGASTWVNVSTHANEDDKHKTLHGEFATTENNSSRTSVPPVKKEPKRPKAEVVTISEMNNLLLQSRAASHSTEPHWPSPVDQELLNAKLMIENAPILNDDAGLYAPLYRNVSMFKRSYELMEQTLKVYIYREGAKPIFNQPQSVLQGIYASEGWFMKQLEANRQFVTKNPRKAHLFYLPFSSRMLEETLYMRNSHTFANLIQYLKEYLDMIVTTHPFWNRTGGEDHFLVACHDWAPFETKKLMAPCIRALCNSDIKEGFKFDKDVSLPETYVRLPRNPLRDLGGKPPSKRKILAFFAGNLHGYVRPILLKYWENKDPEMKIFGKMPRAKYVQHMKSSKYCICAKGYEVNSPRVVEAIFYECVPVIISDNFVPPFFGVLNWESFAVFIMEKDIPNLKNILQSIPRRKYLQLQMRVKKVQQHFLWHPRPVKYDLFHMIIHSIWYNRVLQVKQR
- the LOC131152266 gene encoding probable glycosyltransferase At5g03795 isoform X3 — its product is MIIRALAFVLIGFLDFWKTCRVNHLHSVCCQLFAQFSIMGHEYRILCQSETRRLTLLMGAICIMVLVLQYFELPYGNALSSIFSSGKVPAPANATYLTGNSSVESEIVSNTRPLDGPNSTDTLAVQGLVNDTSSAGMEEKDAERKNHTVSKNNRGSGDIFYEGSSPKNESSQGNKKGPHTNSTVENVKNSDFGLSPENAREPVNDSNVGEKNSLLDNIQKVKESKDASILEKSELPNATQTSPPPALPPIILSSNIIPPTISDAHPIAPVVSVGPGASTWVNVSTHANEDDKHKTLHGEFATTENNSSRTSVPPVKKEPKRPKAEVVTISEMNNLLLQSRAASHSTEPHWPSPVDQELLNAKLMIENAPILNDDAGLYAPLYRNVSMFKRSYELMEQTLKVYIYREGAKPIFNQPQSVLQGIYASEGWFMKQLEANRQFVTKNPRKAHLFYLPFSSRMLEETLYMRNSHTFANLIQYLKEYLDMIVTTHPFWNRTGGEDHFLVACHDWAPFETKKLMAPCIRALCNSDIKEGFKFDKDVSLPETYVRLPRNPLRDLGGKPPSKRKILAFFAGNLHGYVRPILLKYWENKDPEMKIFGKMPRAKYVQHMKSSKYCICAKGYEVNSPRVVEAIFYECVPVIISDNFVPPFFGVLNWESFAVFIMEKDIPNLKNILQSIPRRKYLQLQMRVKKVQQHFLWHPRPVKYDLFHMIIHSIWYNRVLQVKQR
- the LOC131152266 gene encoding probable glycosyltransferase At5g03795 isoform X1 is translated as MVCLASGSEKVNHLHSVCCQLFAQFSIMGHEYRILCQSETRRLTLLMGAICIMVLVLQYFELPYGNALSSIFSSGKVPAPANATYLTGNSSVESEIVSNTRPLDGPNSTDTLAVQGLVNDTSSAGMEEKDAERKNHTVSKNNRGSGDIFYEGSSPKNESSQGNKKGPHTNSTVENVKNSDFGLSPENAREPVNDSNVGEKNSLLDNIQKVKESKDASILEKSELPNATQTSPPPALPPIILSSNIIPPTISDAHPIAPVVSVGPGASTWVNVSTHANEDDKHKTLHGEFATTENNSSRTSVPPVKKEPKRPKAEVVTISEMNNLLLQSRAASHSTEPHWPSPVDQELLNAKLMIENAPILNDDAGLYAPLYRNVSMFKRSYELMEQTLKVYIYREGAKPIFNQPQSVLQGIYASEGWFMKQLEANRQFVTKNPRKAHLFYLPFSSRMLEETLYMRNSHTFANLIQYLKEYLDMIVTTHPFWNRTGGEDHFLVACHDWAPFETKKLMAPCIRALCNSDIKEGFKFDKDVSLPETYVRLPRNPLRDLGGKPPSKRKILAFFAGNLHGYVRPILLKYWENKDPEMKIFGKMPRAKYVQHMKSSKYCICAKGYEVNSPRVVEAIFYECVPVIISDNFVPPFFGVLNWESFAVFIMEKDIPNLKNILQSIPRRKYLQLQMRVKKVQQHFLWHPRPVKYDLFHMIIHSIWYNRVLQVKQR